From the Theobroma cacao cultivar B97-61/B2 chromosome 2, Criollo_cocoa_genome_V2, whole genome shotgun sequence genome, one window contains:
- the LOC18608851 gene encoding auxin response factor 2 — MDYNDAAMATHGSAPSVTCKKSIGYGAVDSGDELYRELWHACAGPLATVPRQGDLVFYFLQGHIEQVEASRNQVSDQQTPAYDLPPKILCRVVNVQFKAESDTDEVFAQVSLLPLPKQDENSVEKEGELPPAQRARVHSFCKTLTASDTSTHGGFSVLRRHADECLPPLDMSKQPPTQELVAKDLHGNEWRFRHIFRGQPRRHLLQSGWSLFVSSKKLVAGDAFIFLRGETGELRVGVRRAMRQASNVSSSVISSQSMHIGVLATAWHAVSTGTMFTVYYKPRTSPAEFIVPFHKYMESIKNNYSIGLRFKMRFEGEEAPEQRFSGSVIGYEDADPIRWPGSKWRCLKVHWDETSPFHRPDRVSPWKVEPALPPAVDVLPNSRLKRSHANVASSPSDSLVLTREGSSKTTMDSSLDNGFRRTLQGQKSLSQRDTLAESKYPSEGQDQTEMGFGKQRLAPQDTLPQVIHGEKSTSPTPVSWTLQKLYKFGQPSVEQNSSNIDQLKTDIFDKGHLFELPGCPQPMMHSSASVNLLGAEEKKLNYQDYFPVRPGAVEGYNSPHGSDFQQQPGKWLLPLLPITHSGKLPPVDILNSQPLSSQLKDNVKSEGDGICKLFGISLVSNTMPTKLSVPHTKSIPKPLRQIASDHPQDLGCDLMLEQSKCSKFDEIALGDDEEGKPVHTSEELPGDILRKFQGGSARTCIKVHKQGIAVGRSVDLTKFNGYDELIAELDRTFEFDGELISPNKKWLVVFTDDEDDMMLVGDDPWKEFCTMVRRIFIYTGEEIKRMDTRPFNPKVEENSPGKDQKTNLMHRASVSG, encoded by the exons ATATGGTGCGGTGGATTCCGGAGATGAGCTGTACAGGGAGCTTTGGCATGCATGTGCGGGTCCTTTGGCGACAGTGCCGAGACAAGGAGACTTggttttctattttcttcaaggCCATATAGAGCAg GTTGAAGCGTCGAGGAATCAAGTTTCTGATCAACAGACGCCAGCTTACGATCTTCCACCAAAAATACTTTGTCGAGTCGTCAACGTTCAGTTTAAA GCCGAATCAGACACCGATGAAGTGTTTGCTCAAGTGTCTTTGCTTCCTTTGCCTAAA CAAGATGAGAACTCGGTGGAGAAAGAAGGAGAGTTGCCTCCGGCCCAACGTGCCCGCGTGCATTCATTCTGCAAGACCCTTACAGCATCAGATACGAGCACTCACGGGGGATTTTCTGTGTTGAGGCGTCACGCCGATGAATGCCTGCCTCCTCTG GACATGTCCAAGCAACCTCCCACTCAAGAGTTGGTAGCCAAGGATTTACATGGAAATGAGTGGCGTTTCCGCCACATATTTCGAG GCCAACCAAGGAGGCATCTACTTCAAAGTGGTTGGAGTTTGTTTGTCAGCTCCAAAAAACTTGTTGCAGGCGATGCTTTTATTTTCCTCAG GGGTGAAACTGGGGAACTTCGTGTAGGGGTGAGACGAGCTATGAGACAGGCAAGCAATGTTTCTTCTTCCGTGATATCAAGTCAGAGTATGCATATCGGAGTCCTTGCAACAGCATGGCATGCTGTTTCAACGGGTACAATGTTCACCGTCTATTACAAACCAAG GACGAGCCCTGCTGAGTTTATTGTTCCATTTCATAAGTATATGGAATCTATCAAAAACAACTATTCAATAGGGCTGAGGTTCAAAATGAGGTTTGAAGGAGAAGAGGCTCCTGAACAGAG GTTCTCTGGCTCTGTGATTGGATATGAAGATGCTGATCCCATCAGATGGCCTGGCTCAAAATGGAGATGCCTCAAGGTGCACTGGGATGAGACTTCTCCGTTTCATCGCCCAGACAGGGTATCCCCTTGGAAAGTGGAACCTGCACTGCCTCCTGCTGTAGATGTCCTTCCAAATAGTCGACTGAAAAGATCCCATGCAAACGTGGCATCATCACCTAGTGACTCATTGGTTCTTACAAGGGAAG GTTCATCCAAAACCACCATGGATTCTTCACTAGACAATGGGTTTCGTAGAACCTTGCAAGGTCAAAAAAGCTTGAGTCAGAGAGACACCTTAGCAGAGAGTAAGTACCCATCAGAAGGACAGGATCAAACTGAGATGGGTTTTGGTAAGCAACGACTTGCACCTCAAGATACACTTCCTCAAGTGATTCATGGAGAAAAGAGCACGAGTCCCACACCAGTTTCTTGGACCCTCCAAAAGCTCTACAAATTTGGTCAGCCTTCTGTTGAGCAGAACTCTTCCAACATTGATCAATTGAAGACAGATATTTTTGACAAGGGACACTTATTTGAGTTGCCGGGATGTCCACAACCAATGATGCACTCCAGTGCTTCAGTCAACTTGTTGGGGGcagaagagaaaaaattaaattaccaGGATTATTTTCCTGTTAGACCTGGAGCAGTTGAGGGGTACAACAGCCCACATGGTTCTGACTTCCAGCAGCAGCCTGGGAAGTGGTTGTTGCCTCTGCTGCCAATAACTCATTCTGGAAAGTTACCTCCTGTGGATATCTTGAACTCACAGCCTCTGTCTTCACAGCTAAAGGATAATGTAAAATCTGAAGGAGATGGTATTTGCAAACTTTTTGGTATATCCCTTGTCAGCAATACAATGCCGACAAAACTATCTGTACCACACACAAAATCAATTCCCAAGCCACTCAGGCAAATTGCATCAGACCATCCACAGGACTTAGGTTGTGATCTGATGTTGGAGCAATCAAAATGTTCCAAGTTTGATGAGATTGCACTAGGAGATGATGAGGAGGGCAAGCCTGTTCACACATCAGAGGAGCTGCCAGGAGACATTCTGAGAAAATTTCAGGGTGGTTCAGCCAGAACTTGCATTAAG GTTCACAAGCAGGGGATTGCTGTTGGGAGGTCAGTGGACCTGACCAAGTTCAATGGCTATGATGAACTGATAGCGGAACTAGATAGGACTTTTGAATTTGATGGTGAATTAATTTCTCCCAACAAGAAGTGGCTGGTTGTATTTACTGACGATGAGGATGATATGATGCTTGTAGGGGATGATCCCTGGAA GGAATTTTGTACCATGGTTCGAAGGATCTTCATCTACACTGGAGAAGAGATTAAGAGGATGGATACACGGCCGTTCAATCCGAAAGTAGAAGAAAATTCACCTGGCAAAGACCAGAAAACTAATTTGATGCATCGTGCGAGTGTCAGTGGCTAG